From Saccharothrix espanaensis DSM 44229, the proteins below share one genomic window:
- a CDS encoding tyrosine-protein kinase family protein: MIVTFYSYKGGTGRTMALANIAVVLARAGHRVLAVDFDLEAPGLARYFEEITPEPPRTGLIDLLLAESAEPGGPDWRDHVVPIERNLSLLAGGNQDRDYPARVLGFDWGEFFRAGGGEFFERLRADWSAEYDFVLVDSRTGITDTGGVCTITLPDIVVPVFTANHQSVDGVVDVMHRAQAGRQALDYDRPPLVVLPLPARFDGRTERRSAQEWLEIFADRFEPFYQDWLPRGIRPRQILERTKLPYVAYFSFGERLPVRSDDAADPESLGYALHTVAKLIENGLSNAAEVVGLPTEPPAQRVRTDEPRLTVLRRRRRLLPVAHLITSAIALVGTITLLVSQNVALPFRQTIVLAGAAQTGYFDNPEVQRILLRRGFSVRITQAGDRTESPVDLDSAAFVMTTGALSTDALRSQLESAGRSSKSYEPFYSLLVVAGRHEHVAALASAGVATPPGEPPVLQPRRAAVPRPPRPEADVERPRRDARRRPFRGGGNR, from the coding sequence ATGATCGTCACGTTCTACTCGTACAAGGGCGGCACCGGCCGCACCATGGCGCTGGCCAACATCGCCGTCGTGCTGGCCCGCGCCGGCCACCGGGTGCTCGCGGTCGACTTCGACCTGGAAGCGCCGGGTCTGGCCAGGTACTTCGAGGAGATCACCCCCGAACCGCCCCGCACCGGCCTGATCGACCTGCTGCTGGCCGAGTCCGCCGAACCGGGCGGCCCGGACTGGCGCGACCACGTCGTGCCGATCGAGCGGAACCTGTCGCTGCTGGCCGGCGGCAACCAGGACCGCGACTACCCGGCGCGCGTGCTCGGCTTCGACTGGGGCGAGTTCTTCCGGGCGGGCGGCGGTGAGTTCTTCGAGCGGCTGCGCGCGGACTGGTCGGCGGAGTACGACTTCGTCCTGGTCGACAGCCGCACCGGGATCACCGACACCGGCGGCGTCTGCACGATCACCCTGCCCGACATCGTCGTCCCGGTGTTCACCGCCAACCACCAGAGCGTGGACGGCGTGGTGGACGTGATGCACCGCGCCCAGGCCGGCCGCCAAGCCCTCGACTACGACCGCCCGCCGCTGGTCGTGCTGCCCCTCCCGGCCCGCTTCGACGGCCGCACCGAACGCCGCTCGGCCCAGGAGTGGCTGGAGATCTTCGCCGACCGGTTCGAGCCGTTCTACCAGGACTGGCTGCCCAGGGGCATTCGTCCCCGGCAGATCCTGGAACGCACCAAGCTGCCGTACGTGGCGTACTTCAGCTTCGGCGAACGCCTCCCCGTGCGCTCCGACGACGCCGCCGACCCCGAGTCCCTGGGCTACGCGCTGCACACCGTCGCGAAGTTGATCGAGAACGGCCTGTCCAACGCCGCGGAGGTGGTCGGCCTGCCCACCGAACCCCCGGCGCAACGGGTCCGCACCGACGAACCCCGCCTGACCGTCCTGCGCCGACGACGCCGACTCCTGCCCGTGGCCCACCTGATCACGTCGGCGATCGCGTTGGTCGGGACGATCACCCTGCTCGTGTCGCAGAACGTGGCACTGCCGTTCCGGCAGACGATCGTGCTCGCCGGAGCGGCCCAGACCGGCTACTTCGACAACCCGGAGGTCCAGCGCATCCTGCTCCGGCGCGGGTTCAGCGTCCGCATCACCCAGGCCGGCGACCGCACCGAGTCCCCGGTCGACCTCGACTCGGCGGCGTTCGTGATGACCACCGGCGCCCTCTCCACCGACGCCCTCCGCAGTCAGCTCGAATCCGCGGGCCGCAGCAGCAAGAGCTACGAACCGTTCTACAGCCTCCTCGTGGTCGCCGGACGCCATGAGCACGTGGCGGCGCTCGCGAGCGCGGGTGTCGCGACACCCCCAGGAGAACCCCCAGTTCTACAGCCTCGACGTGCAGCGGTTCCTCGACCTCCTCGCCCGGAAGCCGACGTGGAACGACCTCGGCGTGACGCCCGACGACGCCCGTTCCGTGGCGGTGGGAACCGCTGA
- a CDS encoding TIR domain-containing protein, with product MAYEFDVFLSYRRMKEWPEFVRRHFLPKFDHWLAAELGQEPRIFYDADVLETGAAWPQRLAAGVSSSKVMVCLWSREYFASDWCKAELGHMLARRNAVSRLNDPLPLVLAVVIHDGKDFPVLLGEIQQFPLQDCASPWIAAGSPKAELLSDKVMKLAGDVRQAIERAPEHDPAWRDLAIDEFTGLFHRRNPPAGPPSLGLTG from the coding sequence GTGGCCTACGAGTTCGACGTGTTCCTGAGCTACCGGCGGATGAAGGAGTGGCCGGAGTTCGTGCGCCGGCACTTCCTGCCGAAGTTCGACCACTGGCTGGCCGCCGAACTCGGCCAGGAGCCGAGGATCTTCTACGACGCCGACGTGCTGGAGACCGGCGCGGCGTGGCCGCAGCGGCTGGCGGCGGGCGTCTCGTCGTCCAAGGTCATGGTGTGCCTGTGGTCGCGGGAGTACTTCGCCAGCGACTGGTGCAAGGCCGAGCTCGGCCACATGCTGGCCCGCCGCAACGCGGTCAGCCGGCTTAACGACCCGCTGCCGCTGGTGCTCGCCGTGGTGATCCACGACGGCAAGGACTTCCCGGTCCTGCTCGGCGAGATCCAGCAGTTCCCGCTACAGGACTGCGCCAGCCCGTGGATCGCCGCCGGCAGCCCGAAGGCGGAGCTGCTCTCGGACAAGGTGATGAAGCTGGCGGGCGACGTCCGGCAGGCGATCGAGCGCGCCCCGGAGCACGACCCGGCGTGGCGCGACCTGGCGATCGACGAGTTCACCGGCCTGTTCCACCGGCGCAACCCGCCGGCCGGCCCGCCCAGCCTGGGGCTGACCGGATGA
- a CDS encoding tetratricopeptide repeat protein, translating into MIVVPRYEPDPGPRALARRLAALASAGVPVRCPVWLGLREPGPWSSRLAEVTHTIARHYADGTGDALPRFNTNPYPATRVFAAAGHGRVDALGPDMAAFPPDLAAPLWWRVLDRVRAGHDPVVAADLLLRLGYQRHAADVLDPAGFAGFTPGRAVKQLAVLFWSRPSSAEVEAAALAGARSGLPAGERHALALFVLVRHGRRGADTPALREAAAIVEATAPDEPLARQAHYRALAFVPFLRGDVAGTWDLLDRALACQRSVRPDTALDRLARDDYAYPLHETIARTHLRTGHADRAVDATGELVALSPRDSRTWAIRGDALLAADRPDEAADAFGEGIALGGLPAARAAFYRGWALARLGRADEAAESYRLSQRIDPTAPAVAEALAHP; encoded by the coding sequence GTGATCGTCGTGCCTCGGTACGAGCCGGACCCGGGACCGCGTGCGCTGGCCCGTCGGCTGGCGGCGCTGGCGTCGGCGGGCGTGCCGGTGCGCTGCCCGGTGTGGTTGGGGCTGCGCGAGCCCGGCCCCTGGTCGTCGCGGCTGGCCGAGGTCACCCACACCATCGCCCGGCACTACGCGGACGGCACCGGAGACGCGCTGCCCCGCTTCAACACCAACCCGTACCCGGCGACCCGGGTGTTCGCGGCGGCCGGTCACGGCCGGGTGGACGCGCTGGGCCCCGACATGGCGGCCTTCCCTCCCGACCTGGCCGCGCCGCTGTGGTGGCGGGTGCTGGACCGGGTGCGGGCCGGGCACGACCCGGTGGTCGCGGCCGACCTGCTGCTGCGGCTGGGCTACCAGCGGCACGCCGCAGACGTGCTCGATCCGGCGGGGTTCGCCGGGTTCACGCCGGGCCGCGCGGTCAAGCAGCTGGCCGTGCTGTTCTGGTCACGGCCGTCGTCGGCCGAGGTGGAGGCGGCGGCGCTGGCCGGCGCGCGCTCCGGGCTGCCCGCCGGCGAGCGGCACGCGCTGGCGCTGTTCGTGCTGGTCCGCCACGGCCGCCGAGGCGCGGACACGCCCGCGCTGCGCGAGGCCGCCGCGATCGTCGAGGCCACCGCGCCCGACGAGCCGCTGGCCCGGCAGGCGCACTACCGGGCGCTCGCGTTCGTGCCGTTCCTGCGCGGCGACGTGGCGGGCACGTGGGACCTGCTCGACCGGGCGCTGGCGTGTCAGCGGTCGGTCCGCCCGGACACCGCGCTCGACCGCCTGGCTCGGGACGACTACGCCTACCCGCTGCACGAGACGATCGCCCGGACCCACCTGCGGACCGGGCACGCCGACCGGGCGGTGGACGCGACGGGGGAACTGGTCGCGCTCAGCCCCCGGGACTCCCGCACGTGGGCGATCCGGGGTGACGCGCTGCTCGCCGCCGACCGCCCGGACGAGGCCGCGGACGCGTTCGGCGAGGGGATCGCGCTGGGCGGGCTCCCCGCGGCGCGGGCGGCGTTCTACCGGGGCTGGGCGCTGGCCCGGCTCGGCCGCGCCGACGAGGCCGCCGAGTCCTACCGGCTGTCGCAGCGGATCGACCCGACCGCGCCCGCCGTCGCCGAAGCCCTCGCACACCCGTGA